The nucleotide sequence TCGGGATGCGGTTGCAAAAGCCGTGACCGAGATTCGGGCGGGTTCGCTGGACAAGGTGATCCTGTCTCGCGTCGTACCGGTCGAGAAGGACCTTGACTTTCCCGCGACTTATGTAGCCGGTCGCAGGGGGAACACTCCCGCACGTTCTTTCCTGTTGCGTCTTGGCGGTTGGGAGGCGGCCGGATTCAGTCCGGAGATTGTCGCGTCTGTGGGCTCGGATGGCGCGGTCAGCACCCAGCCGTTGGCGGGGACGCGGGCTTTCGACGGTGACTCGGTGTTTGATATATCGCGTCGTGAGGAGTTGTACCGCGACGCGAAGGAGGTTTTCGAACACGCCATCTCCGTGCGGCTCGCAACGATCGAGATGGCCAGGGTGTGCTTGGCGGGAACGGTGCACGTCGCGGATTTCATGTCGGTCAAGGAGAGGGGAAGCGTGCAGCATCTCGCTTCGGACGTTGCGGGCACGCTGAGGGAAGACCGGACGGCATGGGACGCGCTAGCCGCGATGTTCCCGGCGGTCACCGCGTCGGGGATCCCGAAAGCGTCGGCCTGTGAGGTCATCGGCCGTATCGAGCCCGGCAGCCGCGGCCTCTACAGCGGTGCCATCCTCACCCTCGACTCCGACGGCGGGCTGGATGCCGCTCTGGTGCTGCGTAGTGTCTTCCGCCGCGACGGCCACACGTGGCTGCGCGCGGGCGCAGGGATCGTGGCCCAATCCACTCCGGACCGGGAATTCGAAGAGACGGTGGAAAAGCTGCGCAGCGTGTCGCGGTTCCTCGTGCCGTCAGTGTCCTCGCGCGCCGCGACGGCCGTGCAGTGACCCGTGTGGTGGTGGCCGGTACTGCGTTCGGTCGAATCTACCTCGAAGCGGTGGCGGCGGCCCCGGACCTCACCCTCGCCGGAATCCTGGCGAACGGGAGCGCCTATTCGCGGGACTGTGCGGCGCGCTACGGGGTTCCCTTGTTCGGATCGGTGGACGACGTGCCCGGCGACGTGAGCACAGCTTGCGTGGTCGTCCGGTCCGGTGCGCTCGGCGGTCAGGGAACCGAACTGGCGCAAGCGTTCCTGCGCAGGGGCGTACACGTCCTGCAGGAGCATCCGGTGCATGCCGACGAAATCGCCGCGAACCTGCGGATCGCGCGGGCGAACGAGGTCGCGTACGCGGTCAACACCCTGTATCCGCGTCTCCGGCCGGTGCGCAGGTTCCTGGCCGCCGCGGATGTGCTGCGGAGAAGGCAAAGGCTCGACTTCATCGACGCAGCCTGCAACAGCCAGGTCGCCTATCCCCTGCTGGACGTGCTCGGCCGGATGACGGGCGGCCTGCGGCCGTGGGCGTTCGGTGAGGCGCACAGCGCGGAGCGGCAACCGTTCTCGAGCATGCACGCCGAAGTCGGCGGTGTGCCGGTCACCTTGAGAATCCAGAATCAGGTGCATCCTGGTGATCCGGACAACCATTCGTACCTCCTGCACCGGATCTCGGCCGGCTGTGAGGGTGGCGTGCTGTCCCTCGCCGACACGCACGGTCCGGTGCTGTGGAATCCGCGCCTGCACTCGGCCCGGGACGAAACCGGCCGGCTGATGATGGCCGGACCCGGCACCGAACGCCTGGACGTGCCCAGCACTGTCGTACTCGGCGAGGAGGCACCTGGCACCTACCACCAGGTGTTCGCGGAACTGTGGCCCGATGCGGTCGCGGAGAGCCTGCGCGCACTGCACAGGGCCGCCGCCGAGCCGAACCGGCGGATGACCGACGGCCAGTGGGCGCTGGGCGTGTCCCGGATGTGGAGCGCCCTCACCGCCCGGATCGGAATGCCGGCACTGGTGGAACCACCGGAGCCCGAACCGATCCCGCTCGCCGACCTCCTCGCTTTAAAGGGCACCGCATGAACTGCAGCCACGTTCTGCTGAAGGTCGACGACCTACACCAAGCCGTCCGGGATTTCCGGAAGCTCGGGTTCACCGTCGACTACGCCTCGGCCGGACGCAAGGCCCGGCAGGCCCACATCTGGTTCAGCTCGGGGCCGATCGTGGAACTGCTCTCCACTCCGCCTGGCGCGTCATTGATGACGGTGCCACTGAATCTGGCGTTCGGCCGGGGCGCGGGGGCGAGAATGACTCGCTGGGCTCGTGCCGGCGAAGGATTCTGCGACGCGGCGGTGCTCGCCGGCCGGGAGGAACTCCGGCGCGCGGGACGGGTGGTGAACTGGAAACGCACCAAACCCGACGGTTCCACGACGGCGTTCGCTTTCACCTACCCGCGGAACGACCGGACCCCGTTCCTGGTCACCCCGTACGACCCTCCGCAACATCCGGCGAACGTGGCGCACGCCAACGGTGCCGAGAGGGTGAGCCGTGTCCTCGTGGACGTCGCACCCACTGAACGCGCGGAGTTCGACCGGATCACCGCGGGCGGGGGAGATTTCGAGCTTCGCGACGCGGACGTGACCGAGATCCGCGCTGTCGTGTTGCCCGGCTTGAACCGCCCGCTCGACCCCGCTCTGCTGCACGGCGCGGTCTTTCTGCCTTGCTGAACCCCCCCGGAGGAGATCATGTCCATCAATCGTCGTGTCCTGTTCCGGACGGCCGGACTCGCGGCCGGCGTCGCCGGTGCGGGCGCGTTCCTCAATGCGTGTGGCACGTCGATCCCTGCCTCGGGGCCGGTGCGGCACACCGGTCCCTCCGTGGCGAGGTCAGGAGGCGTCCTGCGCGCGGTGTTCACCGGTGGCGGAGCGGTCGAAAGTCTCGACCCGTTCGGCAGTGGTTCGCCGGTCGACTTCGTGCGCGGTGATGTCGTGTTCGACTCGCTGTTCACGCTGAGCGGTGGTGAGGTCGTGCCCGCACTCGCGACCGGGATCGAGGTAGGACCAGGAGCTACGTCGTTCGTGCTGACGTTACGCGAAGGTGTGAAATGGCACGACGGATCGCCGTTCACCGCGGACGACGTCGCCTACAGTTTCCGGTTCATGAGTTCCCCGGAGCGGGCCTATCCGAGCCAGCTCTCCGCGTACTTCGATTTCGACAAGCTCCAGATCCACGACCCGTTCACGCTCGTGGTTCCCGCCCGTCGGCCGGTGGGCGACCCCGCATTGTTCCTGGCCGCCTTCCCCAGCAAGATGGTGAAGAACGGTGCGACGTTCACCGGGGCCAACGCGATCGGTACCGGCGCCTATCAGGTGACGGCGTTCGAGGCCGGCCGTGAGTCGCGGCTCAAGCGGTTCGACGGACATTGGTCGGGGAAGGCCCGGGCGGACGAACTGGTGCTGCTCAGCCTGTCCGATCCGCAGGCCAAGGTGAACGCGGTCGTCACAGGCCAGGCCGACTACGCGGGCGATATCCCTTTCACCACAGGCAAAGCCGGTGTTGCCGGCAACGACTTTGAAGTCCGCACCGCCGGCGAGGAGAACCGGACGGCCTACGGCTGGGTGCTCAATACGACCATCAAGCCGTTCGACGACCCGCGTGCCCGCAAGGCAGTGCGGCTGGCGATCTCCCGGCAGGCCTTGGTGGACACCGTCCTGCTGGGCTACGGCGTGCCCGGCAACGACCTGCTGTGCGCCGGGGCCAAGTACTTTACGCCGCGTGACGTTCCCGCGCGTGATCTCGACCAGGCGAGGAGACTGGTCAAGGACTCCGGTGCCGACGCGGCGGAGATCGCGATCCGCACCGCGGAGTGGGAGATCGGCTACAACGCCTCCACCCAGCTGCTGGTCGAGCAGCTCAAGGAAGCCGGGCTGAAGGTCCGCGCGGATATCGTGACCCCGCCGGAGTTCTTCGAGCCGAACGCTGTCGGTGCCGCGAACGCGGTCGCCTTCTCCAGCGGAGCAGTACCCCTGGCCGTGATCTACGGCAGGCTCGCCGCCTACCCGCCGCTCGCGCTCAAGGACGACGGGTTCACCGCGGCGGTCGGCCGGGCCATCGGCAGTGCCGACGAGGCCGAACGGGCCAAGGCCTGGAAAGACGCCCAGGAGATCATGTACGACCGGGGTAACACCGTGGTGTGGGGGCAGGCCGACGTGCTGAGCCTCGCCCGCAAGGCGGTGGCGGGCATCACGGTCCGTGACCAGGCCAAGTACCCCTACCTCGGCAAGGCCGGGCTCGCGTGATCCATTCTCTCCCGAGACGGCTCGCGGCAGGCGCTGTTCTGCTGGCACTCCTGACTTTCGTCGTCTACGTCGGGGTCGATCTACTGCCAGGGGATCCGGTCACCAGCAGGCTCGGCCCGAGCACTCCGCCCGAGCGGATCGCCGAACTCCGGCACCACCTCGGTCTCGATCGTCCGGTGCTCGCCCGGTACGGCGAATGGGTCGCCGGTCTGTTCCTCGGTGACCTGGGCATCTCGGCGTCCGGTCGGCCGGTCACCGAGATGCTGTCCGACCGGGTCGGCAACTCCGCGCTCCTGGCGGCCATGGCGGTGCTGCTGCTCGCGCCGCTGTCGCTCGTGCTCGGTCTGTGGGCGGCGTGGCGCCGAGGCAGGCCGGCAGATCGGGTCGTGTCGACGGGCGCGCTGCTCCTGGTGTCGGTGCCGGAGTTCGTCGTGGCGGGAGCGCTGGTGCTGCTGTTCGCGGTGAGCCTGCGGATTTTCCCCGCCGTGTCGCTGCTGCCGGTGGGCGCGAGTCCGCTGGCGTATCCGGAAGTACTCGTGCTGCCGGTGCTGAGCCTGCTGCTGGTCGGACTGGCTTACGCCGTGCGGGTCATCCGCGCGTCGGCGTGTGCCGTACTCGCGAGCCCGCACGTGGAGTTCCTGCGGCTCGGCGGCGCGTCCGGGAGGACGGTGCTGCGCCGGGCCGTCGTCCCGGCGGTGTTGCCGGTCGCGGCGCAGGTGTGGCTGGTGACCGGGGTCGCTTTCGTCGGCGGGGCGGTACTGGTGGAAAAGGTGTTCGGCTACCCGGGCATCGGGGAACTTCTGGTCGCGTCCGTACAGTCCGGCGATCTGCCGGTGGTGCAGGCACTAGTGCTGATCCTTGGCGCGGCGATGCTGGCCGCGCTCGTGCTCGCCGATCTCGCCGTGGTGCTGCTGACCCCGAGGCTGCGGACGGGAACACAGTGACCAGGCTCAAGTGGACCTTGTTCGGTCTTGCGGTACTGGCCGTCCTCTTCGGACCGCTTGTCGCGCCGCATCCGGCCACGGCCCCCATCGGTCCGCCGTTCGCCCCGCCGGGAACGGCCGGTCTGCTGGGCACCGACCAGCTCGGCCGCGACGTCTTTTCCCGGCTGTTGCACGGCGGCGCGCCGATGCTGCTCACCAGCGCGCTCGCCGCGCTGATCGGTTCTGGAGCCGGGGTGACGGCAGGGCTGTTCACGGCACTGGCCTCTTCCGGTAGGCGTTGGGTGGAAGCGATCTTCCTGCGCCCCTTGGACTTGCTCGCCGCCGTCCCGCCGATTCTGGTGCTGCTGCTGGTGCTCACGGCTTTGCCGAACCGGGCGGGGATCGTGCTGGCGGTGGCGCTTTCGAGTGCTCCGCTTTCGGCCCGGATCACCCGCGCGGCGGCGGAACAGGGGATCGGCCGAGCCCACGTCGAGGTGGCTCTCGCCCGCGGCGAGAGCTGGGCGTGGCTGCTGGGCCGCGAGGTTTTTCCCTTGGTGGCGAGCACCGTTTTGGCCGATCTCGGCGTCCGTTTCGCCACGGCCGTCTATCTGGTCGCGGCGGCGGGCTTCCTGGGACTCGGCACATCGGCTTCGGATTGGGGACTGCTGATCGTGGAAGCGTTGCCCGGAGCGGCTTTGCAGCCGTGGGCGCTGCTGGCCCCGGTGGCCGGGATCGCGCTGGTCGCGGTGACGGCCAACCTTGCTTCTGACGCGCTGGCCCGGCGGTCGAGGGGAGTGCTCGGATGACCGCGCTCGTGGAAGTGCGGGACCTGCGCCTGCTGGCCGGCGGCCGGCCGGTCCTGGACGGTGTCGATCTCGTGCTGGCCGAAGGGGAATCGGTCGGTTTGGTCGGCGCGTCGGGCTCCGGCAAGACGACTCTCGCGCTGGCGGTGCTCGGCCATCTGCGGTCCGGTGTCCGGCACGGCGGTGGAGGAGTTTCGGTGCGGGGAAAGGACATGCTGCCCACCCCGGCGCCGGGTGTCCGCGGTGACACGATCGGCTACGTCGGCCAAGACCCCGGCGCCTCCCTCAATCCCTACGCGCGGATCTCTTCGATACTGCTCGCCGCGACCGGCCCCACTCCGCGCGCCATCCGGGCCGGACGCGTGCGCGGCCTGCTGGAACGCGTCGGTCTGCCGGGGGAGGACGCTTTCGCGCGCCGCTACCCGCATCAGCTCTCCGGCGGTCAGCAACAGCGGGTGGTCCTCGCCGCCGCGCTGGCGCGTGAACCGCGGCTGCTCGTGCTCGACGAGCCGACGACCGCACTCGACCTCGTCGCCAAAGCCGAGGTCCTGCGTGAGATCCGGCGGCAGACCGAAACCGGCGTCGCTCTGCTCTGGGTCAGTCACGACCTGAGCACCGTGCGCGAACTGGTCGATCGGGTCGTGGTGCTGAACGCGGGCAAGGTCACCGAAGACCGCTCCGCCGTCGAGGTGACCGCCACCCCGGCGGTCCCGGTCACGCACGCGGCAGCCAGGGCGGAAGATCGCGCGATTGTCCTCAGTGGACGTTCGCTGGCCGCCTCCTTCGGCGAGCGGGAAATTCTGTCCGATGTGGACTTCGACCTCTACCGCGGCGGCTGTCTCGCTGTTCTCGGGGTGTCCGGAGTCGGGAAGAGCACCCTTGCCCGGTGCCTGGCCGGGCTGCATCGACCGAAGAGCGGGTCCGTCCTGCTGCACGGCACCGCGTTGGCGCCCGGAGTCCGCGGGCGTTCCACCGCCGAACGCGCCGCGATCGCCCTGGTGGCACAGAATCCGGCCGAGGCGCTACACCCGCGCCAGGACGTCCGCACCGCGCTCTCCAGGCCGCTGCGGAGGCTGCGGGGAATCACGTCGCGGACGGCCCAGGACATCGAAGTCACCCGGTTGCTCGAGGCCGTGCGGCTGCCGTCCGCAATGGCGCCACGGCTGCCCGGTGAACTCTCCGGTGGTCAGCGTCAGCGGGTCGCGCTGGCCCGTGCTCTCGCCGCCGACCCCGAGGTGCTGATCTGCGACGAAGCCACCTCCGCGCTGGACACGGCGACCCAGACCGGGGTGCTGGACCTGCTGGCCGGACTGCGCGCTCAGCTCGGCGTCGCGGTCCTGCTGATCACTCACGATCCGTGGGTCGCCGCATCGGCTTCGGACAGCGTCCTGGTGCTGGCTGATGGCCGCGCCGTTGCGTCTGGTCCGACCGCAGGCCTGCTCCCCCCGGTCGGTGAGGCCCCGGAGAAGGCCCTGACCCGTTTGCTCGTTTCCCCCATCACTGAAGGAGTTCTACCGGCATGAGCGCACCCGAGATCGTTGCCGAATTG is from Amycolatopsis lurida and encodes:
- a CDS encoding salicylate synthase, translated to MTVERRIPFESDRVEVAAVLAAGSVEAHVVYEGNGSLCWAEGESAVVSVRGSGTTLIEAGKRTEFQARSSQAAAAEAFGCIAMPEWRAYGWASFEWSHVLHGGTPSDPSEPLVYLAVPCREIRFSGDVATLRAEDESEVDELQGRLTRAIAAAGTTTPSEPLVIDDREDLFGYRDAVAKAVTEIRAGSLDKVILSRVVPVEKDLDFPATYVAGRRGNTPARSFLLRLGGWEAAGFSPEIVASVGSDGAVSTQPLAGTRAFDGDSVFDISRREELYRDAKEVFEHAISVRLATIEMARVCLAGTVHVADFMSVKERGSVQHLASDVAGTLREDRTAWDALAAMFPAVTASGIPKASACEVIGRIEPGSRGLYSGAILTLDSDGGLDAALVLRSVFRRDGHTWLRAGAGIVAQSTPDREFEETVEKLRSVSRFLVPSVSSRAATAVQ
- a CDS encoding Gfo/Idh/MocA family oxidoreductase, which gives rise to MAGTAFGRIYLEAVAAAPDLTLAGILANGSAYSRDCAARYGVPLFGSVDDVPGDVSTACVVVRSGALGGQGTELAQAFLRRGVHVLQEHPVHADEIAANLRIARANEVAYAVNTLYPRLRPVRRFLAAADVLRRRQRLDFIDAACNSQVAYPLLDVLGRMTGGLRPWAFGEAHSAERQPFSSMHAEVGGVPVTLRIQNQVHPGDPDNHSYLLHRISAGCEGGVLSLADTHGPVLWNPRLHSARDETGRLMMAGPGTERLDVPSTVVLGEEAPGTYHQVFAELWPDAVAESLRALHRAAAEPNRRMTDGQWALGVSRMWSALTARIGMPALVEPPEPEPIPLADLLALKGTA
- a CDS encoding VOC family protein; this encodes MNCSHVLLKVDDLHQAVRDFRKLGFTVDYASAGRKARQAHIWFSSGPIVELLSTPPGASLMTVPLNLAFGRGAGARMTRWARAGEGFCDAAVLAGREELRRAGRVVNWKRTKPDGSTTAFAFTYPRNDRTPFLVTPYDPPQHPANVAHANGAERVSRVLVDVAPTERAEFDRITAGGGDFELRDADVTEIRAVVLPGLNRPLDPALLHGAVFLPC
- a CDS encoding ABC transporter substrate-binding protein, which produces MSINRRVLFRTAGLAAGVAGAGAFLNACGTSIPASGPVRHTGPSVARSGGVLRAVFTGGGAVESLDPFGSGSPVDFVRGDVVFDSLFTLSGGEVVPALATGIEVGPGATSFVLTLREGVKWHDGSPFTADDVAYSFRFMSSPERAYPSQLSAYFDFDKLQIHDPFTLVVPARRPVGDPALFLAAFPSKMVKNGATFTGANAIGTGAYQVTAFEAGRESRLKRFDGHWSGKARADELVLLSLSDPQAKVNAVVTGQADYAGDIPFTTGKAGVAGNDFEVRTAGEENRTAYGWVLNTTIKPFDDPRARKAVRLAISRQALVDTVLLGYGVPGNDLLCAGAKYFTPRDVPARDLDQARRLVKDSGADAAEIAIRTAEWEIGYNASTQLLVEQLKEAGLKVRADIVTPPEFFEPNAVGAANAVAFSSGAVPLAVIYGRLAAYPPLALKDDGFTAAVGRAIGSADEAERAKAWKDAQEIMYDRGNTVVWGQADVLSLARKAVAGITVRDQAKYPYLGKAGLA
- a CDS encoding ABC transporter permease; amino-acid sequence: MIHSLPRRLAAGAVLLALLTFVVYVGVDLLPGDPVTSRLGPSTPPERIAELRHHLGLDRPVLARYGEWVAGLFLGDLGISASGRPVTEMLSDRVGNSALLAAMAVLLLAPLSLVLGLWAAWRRGRPADRVVSTGALLLVSVPEFVVAGALVLLFAVSLRIFPAVSLLPVGASPLAYPEVLVLPVLSLLLVGLAYAVRVIRASACAVLASPHVEFLRLGGASGRTVLRRAVVPAVLPVAAQVWLVTGVAFVGGAVLVEKVFGYPGIGELLVASVQSGDLPVVQALVLILGAAMLAALVLADLAVVLLTPRLRTGTQ
- a CDS encoding ABC transporter permease, which produces MTRLKWTLFGLAVLAVLFGPLVAPHPATAPIGPPFAPPGTAGLLGTDQLGRDVFSRLLHGGAPMLLTSALAALIGSGAGVTAGLFTALASSGRRWVEAIFLRPLDLLAAVPPILVLLLVLTALPNRAGIVLAVALSSAPLSARITRAAAEQGIGRAHVEVALARGESWAWLLGREVFPLVASTVLADLGVRFATAVYLVAAAGFLGLGTSASDWGLLIVEALPGAALQPWALLAPVAGIALVAVTANLASDALARRSRGVLG
- a CDS encoding ABC transporter ATP-binding protein, whose translation is MTALVEVRDLRLLAGGRPVLDGVDLVLAEGESVGLVGASGSGKTTLALAVLGHLRSGVRHGGGGVSVRGKDMLPTPAPGVRGDTIGYVGQDPGASLNPYARISSILLAATGPTPRAIRAGRVRGLLERVGLPGEDAFARRYPHQLSGGQQQRVVLAAALAREPRLLVLDEPTTALDLVAKAEVLREIRRQTETGVALLWVSHDLSTVRELVDRVVVLNAGKVTEDRSAVEVTATPAVPVTHAAARAEDRAIVLSGRSLAASFGEREILSDVDFDLYRGGCLAVLGVSGVGKSTLARCLAGLHRPKSGSVLLHGTALAPGVRGRSTAERAAIALVAQNPAEALHPRQDVRTALSRPLRRLRGITSRTAQDIEVTRLLEAVRLPSAMAPRLPGELSGGQRQRVALARALAADPEVLICDEATSALDTATQTGVLDLLAGLRAQLGVAVLLITHDPWVAASASDSVLVLADGRAVASGPTAGLLPPVGEAPEKALTRLLVSPITEGVLPA